Proteins found in one Mangifera indica cultivar Alphonso chromosome 15, CATAS_Mindica_2.1, whole genome shotgun sequence genomic segment:
- the LOC123197768 gene encoding derlin-1-like produces the protein MSTPAEYYNSLPPVSKAYGVLCLMATAAQRLQLYDAWNIALTYEDVFRRFQIWRLVTNFFFLGPFSFPFAIRLIIIAKYGVSLERGPFDKRTADFLWMLIFGAISLLVQAVVPFLWTPFMGPSLVFMIVYIWAREFPNARINIYGVVSLKGFYLPWAMLALDLIFGDSLLPSFLGMVAGHLYYFLTVLHPLAGGKYIFKTPLWVHKLVSYWGKGVQINSPVQRNPHAGVTFRGRSYRLNGNRSSSSSSPAPEQQPQPQQLNANAAADGVAFRGRSHRLDGR, from the exons ATGTCTACACCAGCAGA ATATTATAACTCTCTGCCACCAGTGAGCAAGGCTTATGGAGTGCTCTGTTTAATGGCCACGGCTGCTCAACGTTTACAACTTTATGATGCTTGGAACATAGCTCTCACATATGAAGATGTTTTCAGACGTTTTCAG ATTTGGAGGCTTGTTAccaatttcttctttcttggaCCATTTTCATTCCCTTTCGCAATTCGTCTCATCATAAT AGCAAAATATGGTGTTTCCTTAGAAAGAGGGCCTTTCGACAAGAGGACTGCAGACTTCCTATGGATGTTAATCTTTGGAGCAATCTCACTCCTG GTGCAGGCTGTTGTTCCATTTCTATGGACTCCTTTCATGGGACCTTCCTTGGTGTTTATGATTGTGTATATTTGGGCCCGTGAGTTCCCAAATGCACGAATCAACATATATGGAGTTGTGTCATTGAAG GGGTTCTATCTTCCATGGGCAATGCTTGCACTGGATTTGATATTTGGGGATTCACTGCTGCCGAGTTTTCTTGGTATGGTCGCAGGCCATCTTTATTACTTCCTCACGGTTCTTCATCCTCTTGCCGGTGGAAAATACATATTCAAGACTCCTCTCTGGGT TCACAAACTGGTTTCATATTGGGGCAAGGGGGTCCAAATAAACTCCCCGGTGCAACGCAATCCACATGCCGGAGTTACATTCCGAGGAAGAAGCTACCGTCTGAATGGAAACCGATCAAGTTCAAGCAGCAGCCCTGCCCCAGAGCAGCAGCCACAGCCACAGCAACTGAATGCCAATGCAGCCGCAGATGGGGTTGCCTTCCGCGGAAGAAGTCATCGCCTTGACGGCCGTTAA